Proteins encoded within one genomic window of Cellulomonas xiejunii:
- a CDS encoding ABC transporter ATP-binding protein, with product MTAVGTRTSTVAGAASDAGGAALDIVSVTKRFGAFVAVDDLTLSVPPGTFFALLGPSGCGKTTTLRMVAGLERPSAGTVRLAGQDVTEVPAHRRPVNTVFQSYALFPHLSVLENVAFGLRRRRARHVRALALEALELVELAHLAQRRPAQLSGGQQQRVALARAVVNRPALLLLDEPLGALDLRLRRQMQLELKAIQAEVGITFVHVTHDQEEAMTMADTVAVMNHGRVEQLGTPADLYEHPRTPFVANFLGQSNLVPGTVVETLDAGRTLGVDVGGVRVQVPAARSGAGTGRVLVGVRPEKVRIIGATDVPREADNVLGPGTVVDTSFAGVSTQYQVDVDGLGVLGVFEQNVGGRAVHAPGARVRLAWDAPHTFAFDGDEQIRAGTVDLDDEP from the coding sequence GTGACCGCGGTCGGGACGAGGACGTCGACGGTCGCCGGGGCGGCGTCGGACGCGGGCGGCGCCGCCCTGGACATCGTGTCGGTGACCAAGCGCTTCGGCGCGTTCGTCGCGGTCGACGACCTGACGCTGAGCGTGCCGCCCGGCACGTTCTTCGCGCTGCTCGGACCGTCGGGGTGCGGCAAGACGACGACGCTGCGCATGGTCGCCGGGCTCGAGCGGCCGTCCGCCGGCACCGTTCGCCTCGCGGGGCAGGACGTCACCGAGGTCCCGGCGCACCGCCGTCCCGTCAACACGGTGTTCCAGTCGTACGCGCTCTTCCCGCACCTCAGCGTGCTGGAGAACGTGGCGTTCGGCCTGCGGCGGCGCCGGGCGCGACACGTGCGGGCGCTGGCCCTCGAGGCGCTCGAGCTCGTCGAGCTCGCCCACCTGGCGCAGCGGCGTCCGGCCCAGCTCTCCGGCGGCCAGCAGCAGCGGGTGGCGCTCGCACGTGCCGTCGTCAACCGTCCCGCGCTGCTCCTGCTCGACGAGCCGCTGGGTGCGCTCGACCTGCGGCTGCGGCGGCAGATGCAGCTCGAGCTCAAGGCGATCCAGGCAGAGGTGGGCATCACGTTCGTCCACGTCACCCACGACCAGGAGGAGGCCATGACGATGGCCGACACCGTCGCCGTGATGAACCACGGACGCGTCGAGCAGCTCGGGACCCCGGCGGACCTGTACGAGCACCCGAGGACCCCGTTCGTCGCGAACTTCCTCGGCCAGTCCAACCTGGTGCCGGGGACCGTCGTCGAGACGCTCGACGCCGGCAGGACGCTCGGCGTGGACGTCGGCGGGGTGCGGGTGCAGGTGCCCGCCGCGCGCAGCGGCGCCGGCACCGGTCGTGTGCTGGTCGGCGTCCGGCCGGAGAAGGTCCGGATCATCGGTGCGACCGACGTCCCCCGCGAGGCCGACAACGTCCTCGGGCCGGGGACGGTGGTCGACACGTCGTTCGCAGGTGTCAGCACGCAGTACCAGGTGGACGTCGACGGGCTCGGCGTGCTCGGGGTCTTCGAGCAGAACGTCGGGGGCAGGGCGGTCCACGCCCCCGGGGCCAGGGTCCGCCTCGCCTGGGACGCGCCGCACACGTTCGCGTTCGACGGCGACGAGCAGATCCGCGCCGGCACGGTCGACCTGGACGACGAGCCGTGA
- a CDS encoding ABC transporter permease, translating to MSVLAALGRPPAAGEPASPQAPDVQRGTRRLLLPGVLYLVVFFVVPVGVLLATSFYARVPGGEIGEFAPALRWQNYPEALAKFWPQLSRSFGFAAVATLAALVVGYPMAYVIAVRARGRPGLQGLLVVLVVAPFFTSFILRTVAWKQILADGGQVVAALRWLHVLPPDGRLSAAPAAVVIGLTYSFLPFMVLPLFASLERLDPRLLEAGSDLYASPLTTFRTVTLPLSLPGVVAGTLLTFIPAVGDYVNSSLLGNNTTTTMVGQVIEQRFFRTVDYPTAAVLSVVLMVSILTLVTLYVRRAGTRDLV from the coding sequence GTGAGCGTCCTCGCGGCACTGGGCCGGCCCCCCGCGGCCGGGGAACCGGCGTCACCGCAGGCCCCGGACGTGCAACGGGGCACGCGTCGGCTGCTGCTTCCCGGCGTGCTGTACCTCGTCGTCTTCTTCGTGGTCCCGGTCGGCGTCCTCCTGGCGACGTCGTTCTACGCGCGGGTCCCCGGCGGGGAGATCGGCGAGTTCGCCCCCGCGCTGCGGTGGCAGAACTACCCCGAGGCGCTCGCCAAGTTCTGGCCGCAGCTGTCGCGCTCGTTCGGCTTCGCGGCGGTCGCGACACTGGCCGCACTCGTCGTGGGGTACCCGATGGCGTACGTCATCGCCGTGCGCGCGCGGGGGCGGCCAGGTCTCCAGGGCCTGCTCGTCGTGCTGGTGGTCGCACCGTTCTTCACGAGCTTCATCTTGCGGACCGTCGCGTGGAAGCAGATCCTCGCCGACGGTGGCCAGGTGGTGGCGGCGTTGCGATGGCTCCACGTGCTGCCACCCGACGGTCGGCTGTCCGCCGCGCCCGCGGCCGTCGTCATCGGCCTGACGTACTCGTTCCTGCCGTTCATGGTGCTGCCGCTCTTCGCGTCGCTCGAGCGACTCGACCCGCGGCTGCTCGAGGCGGGCTCCGACCTGTACGCGTCGCCGCTGACGACGTTCCGCACGGTGACGTTGCCGCTGTCCCTGCCCGGGGTCGTCGCCGGGACGCTGCTGACGTTCATCCCCGCGGTCGGGGACTACGTGAACTCCTCCCTGCTCGGCAACAACACGACCACCACCATGGTCGGCCAGGTGATCGAGCAGCGGTTCTTCCGGACCGTCGACTACCCGACGGCCGCCGTGCTGTCCGTCGTCCTGATGGTCTCGATCCTGACGCTCGTCACGCTGTACGTGCGGCGTGCCGGCACCCGGGACCTGGTGTGA
- a CDS encoding ABC transporter permease has translation MSRARAGGAVVPVFAALGFVFLLVPIAYTVLFSFNDAGKTNLAWRGFTLDAWRNPCGAPRVCSALVGSLQVGLVSTLVATALGTLLAVALVRGRFRGRGAVNLLVLVPMTTPEVVLGAALVSQFLSLRLPLGFGTVVVAHVMFCLSFVVVAVKARVATLDPALEQAAADLYATPWQAFWRVTFPLLLPGIAAAALLAFSLSFDDFIVTNFTSGGFGTFPKFVYVSAARGIPPQANVISSAMFVLALLAVALVHVGSRARRRR, from the coding sequence GTGAGCCGCGCACGTGCGGGAGGCGCGGTCGTCCCGGTCTTCGCCGCGCTCGGGTTCGTCTTCCTCCTCGTGCCGATCGCCTACACGGTGCTCTTCTCCTTCAACGACGCCGGCAAGACGAACCTCGCGTGGCGCGGGTTCACGCTCGACGCGTGGCGCAACCCGTGCGGCGCGCCTCGGGTGTGCTCCGCGCTCGTCGGGTCGCTCCAGGTCGGCCTGGTGTCGACGCTGGTCGCCACCGCGCTCGGCACGCTGCTCGCCGTCGCGCTCGTGCGCGGACGGTTCCGGGGGCGCGGCGCCGTGAACCTGCTGGTGCTCGTGCCGATGACCACGCCGGAGGTCGTCCTCGGCGCCGCGCTGGTGTCGCAGTTCCTGTCCCTGCGCCTGCCGCTGGGGTTCGGCACCGTCGTCGTCGCGCACGTGATGTTCTGCCTCAGCTTCGTCGTCGTCGCCGTCAAGGCCCGCGTCGCGACGCTGGACCCGGCGCTCGAGCAGGCCGCCGCCGACCTGTACGCCACGCCGTGGCAGGCGTTCTGGCGCGTGACGTTCCCGCTGCTGCTGCCCGGCATCGCCGCTGCGGCGCTGCTCGCGTTCAGCCTGAGCTTCGACGACTTCATCGTCACGAACTTCACCTCCGGCGGGTTCGGGACGTTCCCGAAGTTCGTCTACGTGTCGGCGGCGCGCGGCATCCCGCCGCAGGCGAACGTCATCAGCTCGGCGATGTTCGTCCTGGCGCTGCTCGCCGTCGCGCTCGTCCACGTCGGGTCCCGGGCGCGGCGACGCCGCTGA
- a CDS encoding M50 family metallopeptidase: protein METLVGVLVFVVVLLGSIALHEVGHMVPAKRFGVRVSQYMVGFGPTLWSRTRGETEYGIKALPLGGYVRLIGMYPTDEAVGATRPRNWWQRLAADAREASAAEIRPGEDHRAFYRLSTPKKLVVMLGGPVMNLFIAVVLLVVAYVGIGVPVAGTTVASVSECIVAVDAPAGTACTADDPPAPAAAAGVRPGDRLVSYDGVEVTSWAQVSSLIRESGDRTVTIVVERDGRQVDLTATPVVAERPVVDADGMAITDGEGEVATQEVGFLGVGPATVIQRQSVGTAVSVAASATWQTAQVVVTLPQRIGDLVSTTVSGGERDQTSIVGPVGVGRFAGEIAAMDTETVAVRAAGLLSTLAMLNLALFVFNLLPLPPLDGGHVVTALWEGLRRQLARLRGAVRPRPADSALLVPLAYTVFVVLGGVGLLLVYVDIVNPVRIG, encoded by the coding sequence GTGGAGACCCTCGTCGGGGTGCTCGTCTTCGTCGTGGTGCTGCTCGGCTCGATCGCGCTGCACGAGGTCGGCCACATGGTGCCGGCCAAGCGGTTCGGCGTGCGCGTGAGCCAGTACATGGTCGGGTTCGGCCCGACCCTGTGGTCGCGCACGCGGGGTGAGACGGAGTACGGCATCAAGGCGCTGCCGTTGGGCGGGTACGTCCGCCTCATCGGCATGTACCCCACGGACGAGGCGGTCGGCGCGACCCGGCCGCGCAACTGGTGGCAGCGCCTCGCCGCCGACGCGCGCGAGGCGAGCGCCGCCGAGATCCGACCCGGTGAGGACCATCGCGCGTTCTACCGGCTGTCCACGCCCAAGAAGCTGGTGGTGATGCTCGGCGGGCCGGTGATGAACCTGTTCATCGCGGTCGTGCTCCTGGTCGTCGCGTACGTCGGCATCGGGGTACCGGTCGCCGGGACGACCGTCGCGAGCGTCTCGGAGTGCATCGTCGCCGTCGACGCGCCTGCCGGCACTGCCTGCACCGCCGACGACCCGCCCGCGCCGGCCGCCGCTGCGGGTGTGCGCCCCGGGGACCGGCTGGTGTCGTACGACGGCGTCGAGGTCACGTCGTGGGCGCAGGTCAGCAGCCTGATCCGCGAGAGCGGCGACCGCACCGTCACGATCGTCGTGGAGCGCGACGGCCGGCAGGTCGACCTGACCGCCACGCCCGTGGTCGCCGAGCGCCCGGTCGTGGACGCGGACGGCATGGCGATCACGGACGGCGAGGGAGAGGTGGCGACGCAGGAGGTCGGCTTCCTCGGTGTGGGCCCCGCGACCGTGATCCAGCGTCAGTCCGTCGGCACGGCGGTCTCGGTCGCCGCGTCGGCGACGTGGCAGACGGCCCAGGTCGTCGTGACGCTGCCCCAGCGGATCGGCGACCTCGTGTCCACGACCGTGTCGGGTGGCGAGCGCGACCAGACCTCGATCGTGGGGCCCGTGGGGGTCGGCCGGTTCGCCGGTGAGATCGCCGCGATGGACACCGAGACCGTCGCCGTGCGGGCCGCGGGCCTGCTGTCGACGCTCGCGATGCTCAACCTCGCGCTCTTCGTGTTCAACCTGCTGCCGCTGCCGCCGTTGGACGGCGGCCACGTCGTGACCGCCCTGTGGGAGGGCCTGCGTCGTCAGCTCGCCCGCCTGCGGGGGGCCGTGCGTCCACGGCCGGCGGACTCGGCGCTGCTGGTGCCCCTCGCGTACACGGTGTTCGTCGTGCTGGGAGGCGTCGGGCTGCTGCTCGTGTACGTCGACATCGTGAACCCGGTCCGGATCGGCTGA
- the ispG gene encoding flavodoxin-dependent (E)-4-hydroxy-3-methylbut-2-enyl-diphosphate synthase, with product MPQAPAPVLAPRRASRKIRVGKVEVGGDAPVSVQSMTTTPTTDINRTLQQIAELTASGCDIVRVAVPSQDDAEALPTIARKSQIPVIADIHFQPKYVFAAIDAGCAAVRVNPGNIRKFDDQVKEIAQAATDAGVSIRIGVNAGSLDPRLLAKYGKATPEALVESAVWEASLFEEHGFRDFKISVKHNDPVVMVRAYEMLAERGDWPLHLGVTEAGPAFQGTIKSATAFGALLSKGIGDTIRVSLSAPPVEEVKVGIQILQALNLRPRKLEIVSCPSCGRAQVDVYTLAEKVTAGLEGMEVPLRVAVMGCVVNGPGEAREADLGVASGNGKGQIFVKGQVIKTVPEAMIVETLIEEAMRLAETMDPVESGEGSPVVSVG from the coding sequence ATGCCGCAGGCGCCCGCCCCCGTCCTGGCCCCGCGGCGCGCGTCCCGCAAGATCCGCGTCGGCAAGGTCGAGGTGGGTGGTGACGCCCCCGTGTCGGTCCAGTCGATGACGACGACGCCGACGACGGACATCAACCGGACCCTGCAGCAGATCGCCGAGCTCACGGCCTCCGGTTGCGACATCGTGCGCGTCGCGGTGCCGAGCCAGGACGACGCCGAGGCGCTGCCCACGATCGCGCGCAAGTCGCAGATCCCCGTCATCGCCGACATCCACTTCCAGCCGAAGTACGTCTTCGCGGCCATCGACGCCGGGTGCGCGGCGGTCCGGGTGAACCCGGGCAACATCCGCAAGTTCGACGACCAGGTCAAGGAGATCGCGCAGGCTGCGACCGACGCCGGCGTGTCCATCCGGATCGGTGTGAACGCCGGTTCGCTCGACCCCCGGCTGCTCGCGAAGTACGGGAAGGCCACGCCCGAGGCGCTCGTCGAGTCGGCCGTGTGGGAGGCGTCGCTGTTCGAGGAGCACGGGTTCCGCGACTTCAAGATCAGCGTCAAGCACAACGACCCCGTCGTCATGGTGCGCGCCTACGAGATGCTCGCCGAGCGGGGCGACTGGCCCCTGCACCTCGGCGTCACGGAAGCCGGGCCCGCGTTCCAGGGCACGATCAAGTCCGCGACGGCCTTCGGTGCGCTGCTGAGCAAGGGCATCGGTGACACGATCCGGGTCTCGCTGTCCGCGCCCCCCGTCGAGGAGGTCAAGGTCGGCATCCAGATCCTGCAGGCGCTCAACCTGCGGCCCCGCAAGCTCGAGATCGTCTCGTGCCCGTCGTGCGGCCGCGCACAGGTCGACGTGTACACCTTGGCCGAGAAGGTCACCGCCGGCCTCGAGGGCATGGAGGTGCCGCTGCGCGTCGCCGTGATGGGGTGCGTCGTCAACGGCCCCGGCGAGGCTCGCGAGGCCGACCTCGGCGTGGCGTCCGGCAACGGCAAGGGGCAGATCTTCGTCAAGGGTCAGGTCATCAAGACTGTGCCCGAGGCGATGATCGTCGAGACGCTCATCGAGGAGGCCATGCGTCTCGCCGAGACGATGGACCCGGTCGAGTCGGGCGAGGGCAGCCCCGTCGTCAGCGTCGGCTGA
- a CDS encoding DUF4081 domain-containing GNAT family N-acetyltransferase yields the protein MVVPPATTLSGRTGGVVLTDADVGAALAVCATDPVGSVLAASRLEQAASTGLRRAGGELWGYSQDGVLLAVCWVGANLVPVIGTLDADVAARALAAFAELGAARGRRCSSIVGPADAVLGLWSRLRGIWPVEREVRAHQPSMVLDGAPLVLADARVRRSRPEEYDLVLPACIRMFTEEVGYSPASGPGGPYEVRVRRLVDDGRSFVLLDRVGGLRRPRVVFKAEVPAVAGGVAQVQGVWVEPERRGERLSESGMAAVAQFTRAEIAPVVSLYVNGYNTRAVRAYEAVGFREVGAYATVLF from the coding sequence ATGGTGGTGCCGCCGGCGACGACGCTCTCGGGACGCACCGGCGGGGTCGTCCTGACCGACGCCGACGTCGGGGCGGCCCTCGCCGTCTGTGCGACCGACCCCGTCGGGTCGGTGCTCGCCGCGAGCCGTCTGGAGCAGGCTGCCTCCACGGGCCTGCGCCGCGCGGGCGGGGAGCTGTGGGGCTACTCGCAGGACGGTGTCCTGCTGGCGGTGTGCTGGGTGGGAGCGAACCTCGTGCCCGTCATCGGGACGCTCGACGCCGACGTCGCGGCCCGCGCGCTGGCGGCCTTCGCCGAGCTCGGTGCGGCCCGGGGCCGCCGGTGCTCGTCCATCGTGGGTCCCGCGGACGCCGTGCTCGGCCTGTGGTCCCGGCTGCGGGGTATCTGGCCCGTCGAGCGCGAGGTGCGTGCGCACCAGCCGTCGATGGTCCTGGACGGCGCGCCGCTCGTCCTCGCGGACGCCCGCGTGCGCAGGTCGCGCCCGGAGGAGTACGACCTCGTGCTGCCGGCGTGCATCCGGATGTTCACCGAGGAGGTCGGGTACTCGCCGGCGAGCGGACCCGGCGGGCCGTACGAGGTGCGGGTGCGTCGCCTCGTCGACGACGGGCGCTCGTTCGTGCTGCTCGACCGCGTCGGAGGCCTGCGTCGGCCACGCGTGGTGTTCAAGGCCGAGGTGCCTGCCGTCGCGGGTGGCGTGGCACAGGTGCAGGGCGTGTGGGTGGAGCCCGAACGACGCGGTGAGCGGCTCTCGGAGAGCGGCATGGCGGCGGTGGCGCAGTTCACGCGCGCCGAGATCGCGCCCGTGGTCTCGCTGTACGTCAACGGCTACAACACGCGGGCCGTGCGCGCGTACGAGGCGGTGGGCTTCCGGGAGGTCGGCGCGTACGCGACGGTCCTGTTCTGA
- a CDS encoding Fpg/Nei family DNA glycosylase, translated as MPELPEVEALAQYLRERTVGRTVTRVEVAAISALKTFRPPPTALRDGTVVDVTRHGKWLDTVVDSPADGQLHLVWHLSRAGWVRWYDALPERPARPGKSPIALRVGFDDGSGFDLTEAGTRKRLAVHVVADPSDVPQIATLGIEPLSDAFTPERLGELLAARNQQVKGLLRDQGTIAGIGNAYSDEILLVTRTSPFAPTRSYDEARTRTLHGAIRSVLTEAVTTATGRPAAELKDAKRRGMRVHGRTGQACPGWDGTPCGDTVREVSFADSSLQYCPTCQTGGKPLADRRMSRLLR; from the coding sequence GTGCCGGAGCTGCCCGAGGTGGAGGCGCTCGCGCAGTACCTGCGCGAGCGGACCGTCGGTCGTACGGTGACCCGCGTCGAGGTGGCCGCGATCAGCGCGCTGAAGACGTTCCGGCCGCCGCCGACGGCGCTGCGGGACGGGACTGTGGTCGACGTGACACGGCACGGCAAGTGGCTCGACACCGTGGTCGACTCGCCCGCCGACGGGCAGCTGCACCTCGTGTGGCACCTGTCCCGCGCCGGGTGGGTGCGCTGGTACGACGCTCTCCCGGAGCGTCCGGCGCGTCCGGGAAAGTCGCCGATCGCGCTCCGGGTCGGTTTCGACGACGGGTCCGGGTTCGACCTCACGGAGGCCGGTACCCGCAAGCGCCTGGCCGTCCACGTCGTGGCGGACCCGTCCGACGTGCCCCAGATCGCCACGCTGGGCATCGAGCCGTTGTCCGACGCCTTCACCCCGGAACGGCTCGGCGAGCTGCTCGCGGCACGCAACCAGCAGGTCAAGGGGCTGCTGCGCGACCAGGGCACGATCGCGGGGATCGGCAACGCGTACTCCGACGAGATCCTGCTGGTCACCCGTACCAGCCCGTTCGCCCCCACCCGCTCCTACGACGAGGCCCGCACCCGCACGCTGCACGGCGCGATCCGGTCGGTGCTGACCGAGGCGGTCACCACCGCGACCGGACGACCCGCCGCCGAGCTCAAGGACGCCAAGCGCCGTGGGATGCGCGTCCACGGCCGCACCGGGCAGGCGTGCCCGGGGTGGGACGGCACGCCGTGCGGCGACACCGTGCGCGAGGTCTCCTTCGCGGACTCCTCGCTGCAGTACTGCCCGACGTGCCAGACGGGTGGCAAGCCGTTGGCCGACCGGCGGATGTCCCGGCTCCTGCGCTGA
- a CDS encoding proline--tRNA ligase: MLLRMSTLFVRTLREDPADAEVASHRLLVRAGYIRRAAPGIYTWLPLGLRVLGKVEGVVREEMARAGAQEVHFPALLPKEPYEATGRWAEYGPNIFRLKDRKGGDYLLAPTHEEMFTLLVKDLYSSYKDLPLTLFQIQTKYRDEARPRAGLIRGREFVMKDAYSFDVDDEGLAASYEAQRAAYERIFRRLGLEYVIVAATSGAMGGSRSEEFLTPTPIGEDTFVRSPGGYAANVEAVTTVVPEALDWSDAPAAHVEDTPDTPTIDSLVALANERLPRADRPWTAADTLKNVVLALVQPTGERELVVIGLPGDRDVDLKRLEAAVAPAEVEPAGDADFAAHPELVRGYIGPSVLGPNVPVAEGAERTAVRYLLDPRVVPGTRWITGANESGRHVFDLVAGRDFTADGTVEAAEVRAGDPAPDGTGPLELARGIEIGHIFQLGRKYAQALGLTVLDRNGKAQVVTMGSYGIGVTRVLAALAEANHDERGLAWPADVAPAHVHVVATGKDAAVFEAADALAATLSARGVEVLYDDRPKVSPGVKFADAELLGVPLVVVVGRGLADGVVEVRPRVGGTSEQVPVATAADRVAELVDELVAG, translated from the coding sequence ATGCTGCTGCGCATGTCCACGCTGTTCGTCCGCACCCTGCGCGAGGACCCGGCCGACGCCGAGGTCGCCAGCCACCGGCTCCTCGTGCGGGCCGGGTACATCCGTCGCGCCGCGCCCGGGATCTACACCTGGCTGCCGCTGGGCCTGCGGGTGCTGGGCAAGGTCGAGGGCGTCGTCCGCGAGGAGATGGCACGGGCCGGCGCGCAGGAGGTGCACTTCCCGGCGCTGCTGCCCAAGGAGCCGTACGAGGCGACGGGGCGGTGGGCGGAGTACGGGCCCAACATCTTCCGGCTGAAGGACCGCAAGGGCGGTGACTACCTCCTGGCTCCCACGCACGAGGAGATGTTCACGCTCCTGGTGAAGGACCTGTACTCGTCGTACAAGGACCTCCCGCTGACCCTCTTCCAGATCCAGACCAAGTACCGCGACGAGGCCCGACCCCGTGCGGGCCTCATCCGGGGCCGCGAGTTCGTCATGAAGGACGCCTACTCGTTCGACGTCGACGACGAGGGCCTCGCGGCGTCGTACGAGGCGCAGCGCGCCGCGTACGAGCGGATCTTCCGACGCCTCGGCCTGGAGTACGTCATCGTCGCGGCGACGTCCGGCGCCATGGGCGGCTCGCGGTCCGAGGAGTTCCTCACCCCGACGCCGATCGGTGAGGACACGTTCGTGCGCTCGCCCGGCGGGTACGCGGCCAACGTCGAGGCCGTCACGACGGTCGTCCCCGAGGCGCTCGACTGGTCCGACGCGCCCGCCGCCCATGTCGAGGACACGCCCGACACGCCCACGATCGACTCGCTCGTGGCGCTGGCCAACGAGCGGTTGCCGCGTGCGGACCGGCCGTGGACGGCCGCCGACACGCTCAAGAACGTGGTGCTCGCGCTCGTGCAGCCGACCGGCGAGCGTGAGCTCGTCGTGATCGGGCTGCCCGGCGACCGCGACGTCGACCTCAAGCGGCTCGAGGCGGCCGTCGCGCCCGCCGAGGTGGAGCCCGCCGGCGACGCCGACTTCGCGGCGCACCCCGAGCTGGTGCGCGGCTACATCGGCCCCTCGGTCCTCGGCCCGAACGTGCCGGTCGCCGAGGGTGCCGAGCGCACGGCGGTGCGGTACCTGCTCGACCCGCGCGTCGTGCCGGGCACCCGGTGGATCACGGGCGCGAACGAGTCCGGGCGTCACGTGTTCGACCTCGTCGCCGGACGGGACTTCACCGCGGACGGCACGGTCGAGGCCGCCGAGGTGCGCGCGGGCGACCCTGCGCCCGACGGCACGGGCCCGCTGGAGCTCGCCCGGGGCATCGAGATCGGGCACATCTTCCAGCTCGGCCGCAAGTACGCCCAGGCGCTGGGTCTGACGGTCCTGGACCGCAACGGCAAGGCGCAGGTCGTCACGATGGGTTCCTACGGCATCGGCGTCACGCGCGTGCTCGCGGCCCTCGCCGAGGCCAACCACGACGAGCGCGGGCTGGCGTGGCCGGCGGACGTCGCGCCCGCGCACGTGCACGTCGTCGCGACGGGCAAGGACGCCGCCGTGTTCGAGGCGGCGGACGCGCTCGCGGCGACCCTCTCGGCACGCGGCGTCGAGGTCCTGTACGACGACCGCCCCAAGGTCTCGCCCGGCGTCAAGTTCGCCGACGCGGAGCTGCTGGGCGTGCCGCTCGTCGTCGTGGTCGGACGCGGGCTGGCCGATGGCGTCGTGGAGGTGCGTCCGCGTGTAGGTGGCACGTCGGAGCAGGTGCCCGTGGCGACGGCAGCGGACCGCGTGGCCGAGCTCGTCGACGAGCTGGTCGCGGGCTGA
- a CDS encoding DUF4439 domain-containing protein, translating to MPSHLTSPSRPRPARRARVLTTVVACVLALAGCGVRLETPPPAEPSPDAIEQVRGRTVADALALAGGATAVASGAVDDPVRAVLDDVAAFSARHAEELGGVYDSGLPDPSPSASPSPTASVVTDVTALLAALVDDAARATTDADDVPDPELARLVASVAVARDALAERLAAVTGLPRPAPAAGVDGDDAPDDATATSEPVAPSVTATQDGGTSPDAGEPAPATQGAAALALAHDEAAWAFTVLAARSSDTTRTSMLEEAARHRAASDAWARTAGVTGRPADPRRAAYALPAGLDDPATAQALPRSLEQAVADASAGAVASAPAGARLDAIASLRTATAAAVAWGAAPVPFPGMPELATALVP from the coding sequence ATGCCCAGTCACCTCACCTCGCCGTCCCGTCCCCGTCCCGCACGGCGCGCGCGCGTCCTCACCACGGTCGTCGCGTGCGTGCTCGCGCTGGCTGGATGCGGCGTGCGGCTCGAGACGCCGCCGCCCGCGGAGCCGTCGCCGGACGCGATCGAGCAGGTCCGGGGCCGGACGGTGGCCGATGCGCTCGCCCTGGCGGGCGGTGCGACCGCTGTGGCCTCGGGTGCCGTCGACGACCCGGTCCGCGCTGTGCTCGACGACGTCGCGGCGTTCTCGGCACGCCACGCGGAGGAGCTGGGCGGGGTCTACGACTCCGGGCTGCCCGACCCGTCGCCGTCGGCGTCACCCTCGCCGACGGCGTCGGTGGTGACGGACGTCACCGCGCTGCTCGCAGCGCTCGTCGACGACGCCGCCCGGGCCACGACCGACGCGGACGACGTGCCGGACCCGGAGCTCGCGCGGCTCGTCGCGTCGGTCGCGGTCGCCCGTGACGCGCTCGCCGAGCGCCTCGCGGCCGTCACGGGACTCCCCCGGCCCGCCCCGGCGGCGGGGGTCGACGGCGACGACGCACCGGACGACGCCACCGCGACGAGCGAGCCGGTCGCACCGTCCGTCACCGCGACGCAGGACGGCGGCACCTCGCCGGACGCCGGTGAGCCGGCGCCCGCCACGCAGGGCGCGGCGGCGCTCGCGCTCGCGCACGACGAGGCCGCCTGGGCGTTCACCGTCCTCGCGGCCCGCAGCAGCGACACGACGCGCACCTCGATGCTGGAGGAAGCGGCCCGCCACCGGGCGGCGTCCGACGCCTGGGCGCGCACAGCCGGGGTCACCGGCCGACCGGCGGACCCGCGCCGTGCCGCGTACGCCCTGCCCGCGGGACTCGACGACCCCGCGACCGCTCAGGCCCTGCCCCGCAGCCTCGAGCAGGCCGTGGCGGACGCGAGCGCCGGCGCAGTGGCGTCCGCCCCGGCGGGCGCCCGTCTCGACGCGATCGCCTCGCTGCGCACGGCCACCGCGGCGGCCGTCGCGTGGGGCGCGGCACCTGTCCCGTTCCCCGGCATGCCGGAGCTCGCGACAGCCCTCGTCCCCTGA
- the rimP gene encoding ribosome maturation factor RimP encodes MGAPSTAPRVREIVEAAVTGAGLLLDDLEIAGSGRSTVVRVTVDLAEDDDGTLDLDRVGDVTRVVSDALDATDALPGAYTLEVGSPGAERSLTLARHWRRARGRTVAVRRTDGGALTGRLVQVADGDAPDLVVVPVTAPGKGRRPVEGAPVTLAWDDVREARVQVDLAAVRDDEADDDAGLRDGAGRG; translated from the coding sequence ATGGGCGCGCCATCCACCGCACCGCGGGTGCGGGAGATCGTCGAGGCGGCCGTGACGGGTGCGGGCCTGCTGCTCGACGATCTCGAGATCGCCGGGAGCGGGCGCAGCACCGTCGTGCGCGTCACCGTCGACCTCGCGGAGGACGACGACGGGACGCTCGACCTGGACCGTGTCGGTGACGTCACGCGCGTGGTGTCGGATGCGCTCGACGCGACCGACGCACTGCCCGGCGCCTACACGCTGGAGGTGGGCAGCCCGGGGGCGGAGCGGTCCTTGACGCTGGCACGCCACTGGCGGCGGGCGCGCGGCCGCACGGTCGCGGTGCGCCGCACGGACGGGGGCGCACTGACCGGCAGGCTGGTGCAGGTGGCGGACGGGGACGCGCCGGATCTCGTCGTGGTGCCCGTCACGGCGCCCGGCAAGGGCCGTCGCCCCGTCGAGGGCGCGCCGGTGACGTTGGCGTGGGACGACGTGCGAGAGGCACGTGTGCAGGTGGACCTCGCCGCGGTACGCGACGACGAGGCCGACGACGACGCCGGCCTCCGGGACGGCGCAGGGAGGGGCTGA